The following are encoded together in the Bacteroidota bacterium genome:
- the dnaK gene encoding molecular chaperone DnaK, which translates to MGKIIGIDLGTTNSCVAVMEGNEPVVIANSEGKRTTPSIVAFLDNGERKIGDPAKRQAITNPQNTIYSIKRFMGQTFDNLKEETKRIPYQVAKGDNNTPRVKIGDRLYTPQEISAMVLQKMKKTAEDFLGHEVKEAVITVPAYFNDAQRQATKEAGEIAGLEVKRIINEPTAAALAYGLDKRSKDMKIVVFDCGGGTHDVSVLELGDGVFEVKSTDGDTHLGGDDFDNKIIDWLADEFKRDENADLTKDPMAMQRLKEAAEKAKIELSSTTSTEINLPYIMPVDGVPKHLVRTLTRAKFEQLVSDLVDRTIAPCRSALKNAGLTVSDIDEVILVGGSTRIPAVQDAVKKFFGKEPGKGVNPDEVVAIGAAIQGGVLTGEVKDVLLLDVTPLSLGIETMGGVFTKLIEANTTIPTKKAETFSTASDNQPSVEIHVLQGERPMARDNRTLGRFHLDSIPPAPRGVPQIEVAFDIDANGIMHVSAKDKGTGKEQKIRIESSSGLSEEEIAKMKREAEANADADRKAREEVDKLNQADSLAFQTEKQLKEYGDKIPADKKSVIEEGLKDLKMAHANKDITGIDAAMQKLNDAWAAASQDMYNAQGGAEGNPGANASANAGAGDGKDNVTDVDYEEVK; encoded by the coding sequence ATGGGAAAAATAATCGGAATTGACTTAGGCACAACCAACAGTTGTGTAGCCGTAATGGAAGGTAACGAGCCCGTGGTAATTGCCAACAGCGAAGGCAAACGCACCACTCCGTCCATTGTTGCATTTTTAGATAATGGTGAGCGCAAAATTGGCGACCCTGCCAAACGCCAAGCCATCACAAACCCTCAAAACACTATCTATTCTATCAAGCGTTTTATGGGTCAAACCTTCGATAACCTTAAAGAAGAAACTAAACGTATCCCTTACCAAGTTGCCAAAGGCGATAACAACACTCCGCGTGTTAAAATTGGCGACCGTTTATATACACCACAAGAAATATCGGCCATGGTACTTCAAAAAATGAAGAAAACCGCTGAAGATTTCTTAGGTCACGAAGTAAAAGAAGCCGTTATTACTGTACCCGCTTACTTTAACGATGCACAACGTCAAGCAACCAAAGAAGCCGGCGAAATTGCAGGTCTTGAAGTAAAACGTATCATTAACGAGCCTACTGCCGCTGCCCTTGCCTATGGTTTGGACAAACGCAGCAAAGACATGAAGATTGTGGTATTTGACTGCGGTGGTGGTACTCACGACGTTTCTGTACTTGAATTGGGTGACGGTGTATTTGAAGTAAAATCAACCGACGGTGATACCCACTTGGGTGGTGATGATTTTGATAACAAAATCATTGACTGGTTGGCTGACGAGTTTAAACGCGACGAAAACGCTGACTTGACTAAAGACCCAATGGCAATGCAACGTTTGAAAGAAGCTGCCGAAAAAGCTAAAATAGAGCTTTCAAGCACTACTTCAACCGAAATTAACTTGCCTTATATTATGCCTGTTGACGGTGTGCCTAAGCACTTGGTGCGCACCCTTACCCGCGCAAAATTTGAACAATTAGTAAGCGACCTTGTTGACCGTACCATTGCTCCTTGCCGCAGCGCATTGAAAAATGCAGGTTTAACAGTTAGCGATATCGACGAAGTGATTTTGGTGGGTGGTAGCACTCGTATCCCCGCTGTACAAGACGCTGTTAAAAAATTCTTCGGTAAAGAACCCGGCAAAGGTGTTAACCCTGATGAAGTAGTAGCTATTGGTGCTGCAATTCAAGGCGGTGTATTAACCGGTGAAGTAAAAGATGTGTTGTTGTTGGATGTTACCCCGCTATCGTTGGGTATCGAAACTATGGGCGGTGTATTTACCAAACTGATTGAAGCCAACACTACCATCCCAACTAAAAAAGCTGAAACATTTAGTACTGCCAGCGATAACCAACCCAGCGTAGAAATTCACGTATTGCAGGGCGAGCGTCCGATGGCACGTGATAACCGTACTTTGGGTCGCTTCCACTTGGATAGCATCCCTCCTGCCCCACGCGGTGTTCCACAAATTGAGGTTGCGTTTGATATTGACGCTAACGGTATTATGCACGTAAGCGCAAAAGACAAAGGCACAGGCAAAGAGCAAAAAATCCGTATCGAATCAAGCAGCGGCTTGAGCGAAGAGGAAATTGCAAAAATGAAACGCGAAGCAGAGGCGAATGCTGATGCTGACCGCAAAGCCCGCGAAGAAGTGGACAAATTGAACCAAGCCGACAGCCTTGCTTTCCAAACTGAAAAACAGTTGAAAGAGTACGGTGATAAAATACCTGCCGATAAAAAATCAGTGATTGAAGAAGGCTTGAAAGACCTTAAAATGGCGCACGCTAACAAAGACATCACCGGTATTGATGCTGCCATGCAAAAACTGAACGATGCTTGGGCAGCTGCCAGCCAGGATATGTACAATGCGCAAGGTGGTGCCGAAGGTAACCCCGGAGCAAATGCAAGTGCTAACGCAGGTGCAGGCGACGGTAAAGACAACGTAACCGATGTTGACTACGAAGAAGTGAAATAA
- a CDS encoding FAD-binding protein, protein MNNTTELYLSPEEAFFPEKTLLRLAEKLRIDVDKISDWKIRKKSIDARKANIIVRLVIEYVLKTDGAGKLPAVPLFENPTNYHDCTNAPHEVIIIGAGPAGMFAALRLLEAGIRPVILERGKDVRERRRDLAAINKDRVVNPDSNYCFGEGGAGTYSDGKLYTRSNKRGNVAKILQVFVEHGAAENIAYEAHPHIGTNKLPDIVAAMRETIIRFGGKVLFNKRVTDIIHQNNQLQRVQTADGEEFVARHIILATGHSARDIFELLHKKGIEIEAKPFALGVRIEHPQELIDRIQYHCDVRSEFLPPSSYSLVEQVNGRGVFSFCMCPGGIIAPASTAPGEVVVNGWSPSKRNGKFANSGMVVSIEEKDWQKFAKHGPLAAMYLQAEIEQRAFVKGGSNLTAPAQRVTDFVNKKISSSLPETSYIPGVTPVSLDDVLPAEVATRLRGGLQAFGKKMRGYYTNDAVLVGVESRTSSPVRIPRDKESLQHPQISGLYPCGEGAGYAGGIVSAAMDGERVAEAIIGVVTGK, encoded by the coding sequence ATGAACAATACAACTGAACTATATCTCTCGCCTGAAGAGGCTTTTTTTCCCGAAAAAACATTGCTGCGCCTTGCTGAAAAGCTGCGTATAGATGTTGATAAAATTTCTGATTGGAAAATCCGTAAAAAATCGATTGATGCCCGAAAAGCGAACATTATCGTCCGTTTGGTCATCGAATACGTGTTGAAAACCGACGGGGCAGGAAAACTTCCCGCTGTTCCCCTTTTTGAAAATCCTACGAATTATCACGATTGTACAAATGCCCCTCACGAGGTAATTATCATCGGTGCAGGCCCTGCGGGAATGTTTGCGGCGTTGCGCTTGCTTGAGGCAGGCATACGGCCCGTGATATTAGAACGGGGCAAGGATGTTAGAGAACGTCGCCGCGATTTAGCAGCCATCAACAAAGACCGTGTGGTAAACCCCGATAGTAACTATTGCTTTGGCGAAGGCGGAGCCGGTACTTACAGCGACGGTAAGCTATACACGCGCAGCAATAAACGCGGTAACGTTGCCAAAATATTACAGGTATTTGTAGAGCATGGTGCCGCTGAAAACATTGCCTACGAAGCCCACCCGCACATTGGCACCAATAAACTGCCCGATATTGTAGCTGCCATGCGTGAGACCATTATCCGTTTTGGCGGTAAAGTACTTTTTAATAAGCGGGTAACGGATATTATTCATCAAAACAACCAACTGCAACGAGTACAAACTGCGGACGGTGAAGAGTTTGTCGCCCGACATATCATACTGGCCACCGGACACAGTGCCCGCGATATTTTTGAGTTGCTTCATAAAAAGGGAATCGAAATTGAAGCGAAACCCTTTGCCTTGGGTGTGCGCATTGAGCATCCGCAAGAACTGATTGACCGTATCCAATACCACTGTGATGTGCGTAGTGAGTTTTTGCCGCCCAGCAGTTACAGTTTGGTGGAGCAAGTGAACGGCAGAGGAGTGTTTAGTTTTTGTATGTGCCCGGGTGGAATTATTGCACCTGCATCAACCGCACCGGGTGAGGTGGTGGTAAACGGCTGGAGCCCCAGCAAACGCAACGGTAAGTTTGCCAATAGCGGCATGGTGGTGAGCATTGAAGAAAAAGACTGGCAAAAATTTGCCAAACACGGACCCTTGGCCGCCATGTATTTGCAAGCTGAAATTGAACAACGTGCCTTTGTAAAAGGCGGCAGCAACCTTACCGCCCCAGCACAACGGGTAACTGATTTTGTAAATAAAAAAATATCCTCGTCATTACCTGAAACCTCTTACATACCGGGAGTAACCCCTGTTTCATTAGATGATGTATTACCCGCTGAAGTTGCCACCCGTTTGCGGGGAGGTTTGCAAGCCTTCGGCAAAAAAATGCGGGGCTACTACACCAATGATGCGGTGTTAGTAGGGGTAGAATCGCGCACATCCTCCCCTGTTCGCATCCCTCGTGACAAAGAAAGTTTACAGCACCCGCAAATAAGCGGTTTATATCCTTGCGGCGAAGGTGCAGGCTATGCGGGGGGTATTGTTTCCGCCGCTATGGACGGAGAACGTGTCGCCGAGGCTATTATCGGGGTTGTAACGGGAAAGTAG
- a CDS encoding VWA domain-containing protein: protein MNGYKKYLLAALLSLFMLPSFSQKKTRILFLLDASGSMWAKMEKDNRMTVAKNLLSKMVDSLKTFDFVEVGLRVYGHTSPKAAQNCKDTRLEVPFGKDNAEDIKKKLQGIKPSGTTLIAYSLTQAAYDFPNQPGWRNIIILITDGIEECDGDPCAVSEALQKQGVMLRPFVIGVGGNENFAGAFECVGRYFDAKTEGDFESILGTVVSQALNATTAQVNLLDIKGRATETNVNMTFYDSRSHKIIYNYIHTMNDRGVPDTLVLDPGYKYDMVVHTLPPVYKYGIEVMPGKHNIIAVDAPQGDLMLKMDGLTNYERVFARVMQGGKTETINVQEFNTRRKLIVGKYDLEVLTTPRVYMNNVSIDQSTTTTVTIPQPGKLILLLGNEFTGGIFTMNKNNNFEWVADFDPKNRKQTILLQPGKYKLIFRPMKANLTVLTSEREFEITSGGATNINLN, encoded by the coding sequence ATGAACGGATATAAAAAATACCTGTTGGCCGCTTTGCTGAGCCTATTTATGCTGCCCTCGTTTTCGCAAAAAAAGACAAGGATTTTGTTTTTGCTGGATGCATCGGGTAGTATGTGGGCAAAGATGGAGAAGGACAATCGTATGACGGTTGCTAAAAACCTTCTCAGTAAGATGGTTGACAGCCTTAAAACCTTTGATTTTGTTGAGGTTGGTTTGCGTGTGTATGGGCATACCAGCCCTAAAGCTGCCCAAAATTGCAAAGACACCCGTTTAGAAGTTCCTTTTGGGAAAGACAATGCCGAAGACATTAAAAAGAAACTGCAAGGGATAAAGCCCAGCGGTACCACACTGATAGCCTATTCGCTTACACAGGCCGCCTATGATTTTCCCAACCAACCGGGTTGGCGAAACATTATTATTTTGATTACCGACGGTATTGAAGAATGCGACGGCGACCCCTGTGCTGTTTCAGAAGCCTTGCAAAAACAAGGCGTAATGCTTCGTCCGTTTGTTATCGGGGTGGGCGGTAATGAAAATTTTGCGGGTGCTTTTGAGTGTGTAGGCAGGTATTTTGATGCCAAAACCGAAGGTGATTTTGAGAGTATTTTGGGCACGGTAGTTTCGCAAGCGTTAAACGCAACAACGGCTCAGGTAAACTTGCTGGATATAAAAGGCAGGGCGACTGAAACCAATGTGAACATGACGTTTTACGACTCGCGCAGCCACAAAATAATTTATAACTACATACACACGATGAACGACAGGGGAGTGCCCGATACCTTGGTGCTCGACCCCGGTTATAAGTACGATATGGTAGTGCATACCTTGCCGCCAGTGTATAAATACGGTATTGAGGTGATGCCCGGCAAACACAACATTATTGCTGTGGATGCCCCGCAAGGAGATTTGATGCTGAAAATGGACGGACTTACCAACTATGAGCGCGTATTTGCACGCGTAATGCAAGGCGGGAAAACCGAAACCATTAACGTGCAGGAGTTTAATACCCGACGCAAGCTGATTGTGGGCAAATACGATTTAGAGGTGCTTACTACACCGCGCGTGTACATGAACAACGTGTCGATAGACCAAAGCACTACTACTACGGTAACTATTCCGCAGCCCGGTAAACTAATTTTACTATTGGGTAATGAGTTTACGGGGGGTATTTTTACCATGAATAAGAACAACAATTTTGAGTGGGTAGCCGATTTTGACCCTAAAAACCGTAAACAAACCATATTGTTGCAACCTGGTAAATACAAGTTGATTTTCAGGCCGATGAAGGCCAATTTAACAGTGCTTACTTCTGAACGTGAGTTTGAAATCACATCAGGGGGAGCTACAAATATTAATTTGAATTAA
- a CDS encoding transketolase family protein: MKHYDILDKKDTRSGFGAGLLELGKTNPNVVALCADLTGSLKMDAFQKEFPQRFFQVGIAEANMMGLAAGLATTGKIPFTGTFANFSTGRVFDQIRQSIAYSDKNVKICASHAGLTLGEDGATHQILEDLGLMKMLPGMTVINPCDFNQTKAATIAIANHHGPVYLRFGRPVVPNFTAPDQKFEIGKAVMLNEGTDVTIVCTGHLVWKCIEAGHILAEKGISAEIINIHTIKPLDETAILQSVAKTKCVVTAEEHQMNGGLGDSVCQLLARTTPAPVEMVAVKDTFGESGTPEALMTKYGLDAPDVVTAVQKVLQRKG, translated from the coding sequence ATGAAACACTACGATATACTGGACAAGAAAGATACCCGCTCTGGTTTTGGGGCAGGTTTGTTAGAATTAGGAAAAACCAACCCTAATGTAGTAGCCCTTTGCGCCGACCTTACCGGGTCGTTGAAAATGGATGCCTTCCAAAAAGAGTTCCCGCAACGCTTTTTCCAAGTAGGTATTGCAGAGGCAAACATGATGGGCTTGGCCGCAGGTTTAGCAACCACCGGTAAAATACCCTTTACAGGAACGTTTGCTAACTTTTCTACCGGCCGTGTTTTCGATCAAATTCGCCAGTCTATCGCATACTCGGATAAGAACGTAAAAATATGTGCTTCACACGCTGGTTTAACCTTGGGTGAAGACGGAGCTACCCACCAGATATTAGAAGACCTTGGGCTGATGAAAATGCTACCCGGTATGACGGTGATTAACCCCTGCGATTTTAACCAAACCAAAGCCGCTACCATAGCTATTGCTAATCACCACGGTCCTGTTTACTTGCGTTTTGGCCGCCCTGTAGTGCCAAACTTTACTGCACCCGACCAAAAATTTGAGATTGGTAAAGCAGTAATGCTGAACGAAGGTACCGATGTAACCATTGTTTGTACAGGCCATTTAGTATGGAAGTGTATCGAAGCCGGACATATTTTGGCCGAGAAAGGTATCAGTGCCGAAATAATAAATATACACACCATTAAACCTTTGGATGAAACTGCCATCTTACAGTCAGTTGCAAAAACCAAATGCGTAGTAACCGCCGAAGAACACCAAATGAACGGAGGCTTGGGAGACAGTGTATGCCAGTTATTGGCACGCACCACCCCTGCACCTGTTGAGATGGTTGCCGTAAAAGATACTTTTGGCGAAAGCGGTACTCCCGAAGCATTGATGACAAAATACGGATTGGATGCTCCTGATGTGGTAACTGCCGTACAAAAGGTTTTGCAACGCAAAGGATAA
- a CDS encoding transketolase, whose protein sequence is MRDIEHLKKMATQVRRDIVRQVHAAKSGHPGGSLGCADYLTALYFDVMQHTPQPFDMTGKGQDVFVLSNGHISPVFYSVLARSGYFDVKELSTFRNINSRLQGHPATHEGLPGVRIASGSLGQGLSVAAGIALGKKLENENNLVFALCGDGELQEGQIWEAVMYAAHNKVDNLIVAVDFNGQQIDGSTKDIMGFTSLREKFEAFGWQILEMDGNVMEEVVATLEKAKAMAFNGKPTMIVMKTEMGAGVDFMMGSHKWHGIAPNDEQLAAALAQLPETFGDY, encoded by the coding sequence ATGAGAGATATAGAGCATTTGAAGAAAATGGCCACACAAGTGCGCCGAGATATAGTGAGACAAGTACACGCAGCTAAGTCGGGACACCCCGGCGGGTCGTTGGGTTGCGCCGATTACCTTACCGCCTTGTACTTTGATGTAATGCAACATACCCCCCAGCCGTTTGATATGACGGGTAAGGGGCAGGATGTTTTTGTACTGAGCAACGGTCATATTTCGCCTGTGTTCTACTCAGTGCTTGCCCGCAGCGGGTATTTTGATGTAAAAGAACTTAGCACTTTCCGTAATATAAACTCACGTTTGCAAGGCCACCCTGCTACCCACGAGGGCTTGCCCGGTGTGCGAATTGCCAGCGGTTCATTGGGTCAGGGGCTTTCTGTTGCAGCAGGTATTGCTTTAGGCAAAAAGCTGGAAAACGAGAACAACCTTGTATTTGCCCTATGCGGTGATGGTGAGTTGCAAGAAGGCCAGATTTGGGAAGCGGTGATGTATGCCGCCCACAACAAGGTGGATAACCTGATAGTAGCGGTTGATTTTAACGGCCAGCAAATTGACGGCAGCACCAAAGACATCATGGGCTTTACAAGCCTTAGAGAGAAGTTTGAAGCTTTTGGCTGGCAAATACTTGAAATGGATGGTAACGTGATGGAAGAAGTGGTAGCTACACTTGAAAAAGCAAAAGCGATGGCTTTTAACGGCAAACCTACCATGATAGTAATGAAAACCGAAATGGGTGCAGGCGTTGATTTTATGATGGGTAGCCACAAATGGCACGGTATAGCTCCTAACGATGAGCAATTGGCAGCCGCATTGGCACAATTGCCTGAAACGTTTGGTGATTATTAA
- a CDS encoding RNA polymerase sigma factor — protein MSEDEQLVRQFKDERTRSLALHLIIKKYEKKVYWHIRKILIDHDDTDDALQNTFIKVWENLLNFREDSKLYTWLYRIATNEALAILKKKRTRFFLPLVDVEAELSSKIDNSSHYTGNEIERKLQKALLKLPEKQRIVFNMKYYDDMKYEDMSEVLGTSVGALKASYHHAVKKIERFLESD, from the coding sequence ATAAGCGAAGATGAGCAACTGGTGCGCCAGTTTAAAGACGAACGCACGCGCAGCCTTGCCCTACACCTCATTATTAAAAAATATGAGAAGAAGGTGTATTGGCACATACGCAAGATTTTAATTGACCACGACGATACCGACGATGCCCTTCAAAACACCTTTATCAAGGTGTGGGAAAACCTCTTAAATTTTAGAGAAGACAGTAAGCTGTACACTTGGTTGTACCGTATTGCCACCAACGAGGCCTTGGCTATTTTGAAAAAGAAGCGCACCCGCTTCTTTTTGCCGCTTGTAGATGTTGAAGCTGAGTTAAGCTCAAAAATTGACAATAGCAGCCATTATACAGGCAATGAAATTGAGCGCAAGCTGCAAAAGGCTCTGCTGAAACTGCCCGAAAAACAACGTATAGTGTTTAATATGAAGTATTATGACGATATGAAGTATGAAGACATGAGCGAGGTGTTAGGTACCAGTGTGGGCGCATTAAAGGCATCGTACCACCATGCCGTAAAAAAAATTGAAAGATTTTTAGAAAGTGATTAA